From Chitinophagales bacterium, the proteins below share one genomic window:
- a CDS encoding T9SS type A sorting domain-containing protein codes for MKRLLQKRIYSIIITTMMFSSNANAQNVNIPDAAFKAKLVNNPAINTNGDGEIQVDEAAAFNGFLNVQAIPYQPLIQNLTGIEAFTALTGLNCSGHLYIYSLNVTANTALTYLSCWGLSLSNLNVSNNTALTYLNCENNNIASLNVAANTALTDLNCSDNNLTSLNVSANTALTSLQCEINNLSSLDVTANTALTTLACYTNQLTSLNVTANTALTYLGCAYNQLTSLNVAANAALTNLTCSHNQFTSLNIQNGNNANLTLDAEVNPGLTCIQVDNVANANSYNGVTFFKDAAASYSTDCGISSVPVIDNLATVQIFPNPASSHLTIALGNNNKKVIITIVDITGKIIYATTASDTQKTEVFTNDFATGVYAIHIQTPDFMVTKKLVIEK; via the coding sequence ATGAAAAGACTACTACAGAAGAGGATTTATTCAATCATCATTACTACAATGATGTTTTCTTCAAACGCCAATGCACAAAATGTAAATATTCCTGATGCTGCGTTTAAAGCAAAGCTTGTAAACAATCCTGCAATAAACACCAACGGTGATGGGGAAATACAAGTTGATGAAGCCGCTGCTTTCAATGGGTTTTTGAATGTTCAGGCTATTCCCTATCAGCCTTTGATACAGAACTTAACAGGCATTGAGGCATTTACAGCACTTACCGGTTTAAATTGTTCCGGCCATCTGTATATATACAGTTTGAATGTAACGGCTAATACAGCACTTACTTATCTGAGTTGTTGGGGCCTTTCATTATCGAATTTAAATGTTTCTAATAATACTGCACTTACTTACCTGAATTGCGAAAACAATAACATAGCAAGTTTAAATGTGGCAGCTAATACTGCGCTTACTGATTTGAATTGCAGTGATAATAATTTAACAAGTTTAAATGTATCTGCTAATACAGCACTTACTTCCTTGCAGTGTGAAATCAATAATTTATCAAGTTTAGATGTAACGGCCAATACTGCACTAACTACTTTGGCTTGTTACACCAATCAATTGACAAGTTTAAATGTTACAGCTAATACTGCACTTACTTATCTTGGGTGTGCTTACAATCAATTAACAAGTTTAAATGTAGCGGCTAATGCTGCACTTACCAATTTGACATGCTCGCACAATCAATTTACAAGTCTGAATATACAAAACGGGAATAACGCGAATTTAACTTTAGATGCCGAAGTAAACCCCGGCCTCACCTGCATCCAGGTGGATAATGTAGCCAATGCAAATAGTTATAATGGAGTTACTTTTTTTAAAGATGCTGCTGCAAGTTACAGTACTGATTGTGGAATATCGTCTGTTCCTGTTATTGACAACCTGGCTACCGTGCAAATTTTTCCCAATCCTGCCAGCAGTCATCTCACTATCGCTTTAGGGAACAACAACAAAAAAGTGATAATAACAATCGTTGACATCACCGGAAAAATAATTTACGCAACAACGGCAAGTGATACCCAAAAGACAGAAGTGTTCACAAATGATTTTGCCACGGGCGTATATGCTATACACATTCAAACACCTGATTTTATGGTGACGAAAAAATTGGTAATTGAAAAATAG
- a CDS encoding P1 family peptidase, protein MKCLLIIFICLSHLLAMAQPDLRARDLGIPFDGTPGKYNAITDVPGVLVGYKTLISGSGKLVAGKGPVRTGVTVILPKGKTNDGYPAAWFSLNGDGEMTGLPYIEDYGMGYGPIGITNTNSVGTVKDAIGSWSVNHFSQGEFVDYSFGLPVAAETWDGGLNDINGFHVKAEHVWQALDSAKSGMIKEGNVGGGTGMVCYEFKGGSGTASRMFTIDSVNYTLGVFVQANFGGREELTITGVPVGKEITDLLPVYDETGRKDGSIIVIVGTNAPLLPGQLKQVAKRVTHGIARTGTYSHNGSGEIFLAFSTATPQYNKENTAESWKVIPKWELDPVYKATVEATEEAIINALVAAEDMEGINGNKVYAIPHERLKEMMKKYNRLR, encoded by the coding sequence ATGAAATGTCTGCTGATCATTTTCATTTGCCTGTCGCACCTGCTGGCCATGGCACAGCCTGATTTGCGTGCCCGTGACCTCGGCATTCCCTTCGATGGCACGCCCGGAAAATACAATGCCATCACCGACGTGCCCGGTGTGCTGGTGGGTTACAAAACGCTGATCTCAGGATCAGGAAAACTGGTTGCAGGCAAGGGGCCGGTACGTACTGGTGTCACAGTGATACTGCCGAAAGGAAAAACCAATGACGGTTATCCTGCTGCCTGGTTCTCACTGAATGGCGACGGGGAGATGACGGGCCTGCCTTACATCGAAGACTATGGAATGGGTTATGGGCCCATTGGCATCACCAATACAAACAGTGTCGGAACGGTGAAGGATGCCATCGGCTCCTGGAGTGTGAACCATTTCTCTCAGGGTGAGTTTGTAGATTATTCGTTCGGCCTGCCGGTAGCAGCAGAAACCTGGGACGGAGGATTGAATGACATTAACGGCTTTCATGTAAAAGCAGAACATGTCTGGCAGGCACTCGACAGCGCAAAAAGCGGCATGATTAAAGAAGGCAATGTGGGCGGCGGAACAGGCATGGTTTGTTATGAGTTTAAAGGCGGCAGCGGAACAGCTTCCAGGATGTTCACCATTGATTCGGTGAACTATACATTGGGCGTTTTTGTGCAGGCGAATTTTGGCGGAAGGGAAGAGCTGACCATTACCGGAGTTCCGGTCGGAAAAGAAATCACAGACCTGCTTCCTGTGTATGATGAGACCGGAAGAAAGGATGGTTCCATCATCGTGATTGTTGGAACCAATGCGCCTTTATTGCCAGGACAATTAAAGCAGGTTGCCAAAAGAGTCACGCATGGCATTGCCAGAACAGGAACGTATTCGCACAATGGTTCAGGAGAAATTTTTCTTGCATTTTCCACAGCAACACCACAATACAATAAAGAAAATACAGCAGAAAGCTGGAAAGTAATTCCGAAATGGGAATTGGATCCTGTCTACAAAGCAACAGTGGAAGCAACGGAAGAGGCTATCATTAATGCATTGGTAGCTGCTGAAGACATGGAGGGAATCAATGGAAATAAGGTATATGCCATTCCGCATGAAAGGTTGAAGGAGATGATGAAGAAATACAACAGGCTGAGGTGA
- a CDS encoding amidohydrolase family protein: MKIKSCLLLLPALLLSIISAAQNTDTLFYSAVKGGEICGIQKIWMKSDQEYHFFYKYNDRGRGDSVFSQINTNADGHIIKVSVEGIDYFKNAYRESYVVQGDSAISQVNTDRNAEPFNNEIYFGQASPGFIEPVVKFLLRQPKQKATAFGGGTLQLMPLIEKKVSVNGKTITLYLCELYFNENTPPFYAWLNKDKHFFANVNDWFSTIQRGYESLTDTLNTLQEIQSKGYYAKQMKALSEPLPLQFAVTNVRLYDAEHAVMQEGMTVVVSNGKVAQIGKSSEVKVSENYKQMDGTGKTLLPGLWDMHGHYDKSEGLNYLAGGVTHVRDMGNSNNLLLTRDAIAKNEVLGPDISYVSGFIDQAGPFQGPTGAIVKNLDEGLRAVDDYAEKGFGQIKLYSSIDPKWVAPLAAEAHKRGLRVAGHIPSFMTASKAIQDGYNEITHMNMVMLNFMGDTIDTRSRKRFLVVADRAKDLDLNSKGVTSFISLMKEKNISLDPTMNVFAEMFTIFPGDTNEVIKPIISWMPVDQQQGLEAKSSLGSLEKKSTYLASFQNMMQLLKKFYDSGILIVSGTDGGEAFALAHELELYVQAGIPPLNALQCATFNAAKNCRMLNQYGTIEAGKTADMILVDGNPGTNISDIRRVKWVVKNNQMYDPKKLFESIGWSYFY, encoded by the coding sequence ATGAAAATAAAATCCTGCCTGCTGTTGCTTCCTGCTCTCCTGCTTAGCATCATTTCTGCTGCACAAAACACAGATACTCTTTTTTATTCAGCTGTGAAGGGTGGAGAAATTTGCGGCATTCAAAAAATTTGGATGAAGAGCGACCAGGAATATCACTTCTTCTATAAATACAATGACCGTGGACGCGGTGACAGCGTATTCTCACAAATCAATACGAATGCTGACGGACATATAATCAAAGTCTCTGTTGAAGGAATAGATTATTTTAAGAATGCTTACCGGGAATCGTATGTTGTCCAGGGTGACTCGGCCATTTCTCAGGTGAATACTGATAGAAATGCCGAGCCCTTTAACAACGAAATTTATTTCGGACAGGCATCGCCCGGGTTTATTGAACCTGTTGTTAAATTTTTATTGCGTCAGCCTAAGCAAAAGGCAACTGCTTTTGGTGGAGGCACGCTCCAGCTGATGCCATTGATTGAAAAAAAAGTTTCCGTAAACGGCAAAACAATCACTTTGTATTTGTGTGAATTGTATTTCAATGAAAACACACCTCCTTTTTACGCATGGCTCAATAAAGACAAGCATTTCTTCGCAAATGTGAATGATTGGTTTTCTACCATTCAGCGCGGTTATGAATCGTTGACTGACACGCTGAATACACTGCAGGAAATACAGTCTAAAGGCTATTATGCAAAACAAATGAAGGCCTTGTCAGAACCATTGCCTCTTCAATTTGCAGTGACCAATGTCCGGCTGTACGATGCTGAACATGCAGTGATGCAGGAAGGAATGACGGTAGTAGTCAGCAATGGAAAGGTTGCTCAGATTGGCAAGTCATCCGAAGTAAAGGTTTCTGAGAATTACAAGCAGATGGATGGCACCGGTAAAACACTGTTGCCCGGATTGTGGGACATGCATGGGCATTATGATAAATCAGAAGGATTGAATTACCTCGCGGGCGGAGTTACCCATGTACGTGATATGGGAAACAGCAATAACCTGTTGCTAACGCGGGATGCCATTGCAAAAAATGAAGTGCTGGGACCTGATATCAGTTATGTTTCCGGCTTCATTGACCAGGCAGGTCCTTTCCAGGGACCAACAGGTGCGATTGTTAAAAATTTGGATGAAGGACTAAGGGCCGTCGATGATTATGCAGAAAAAGGTTTTGGCCAGATTAAGCTCTACAGCTCTATTGATCCAAAGTGGGTTGCTCCGCTTGCTGCGGAGGCACACAAACGTGGTCTGCGCGTTGCTGGTCACATTCCTTCCTTTATGACGGCATCAAAGGCAATACAGGACGGCTACAATGAAATCACACATATGAATATGGTGATGCTGAATTTTATGGGGGATACTATTGATACCAGGTCACGAAAGAGATTTTTGGTAGTTGCTGACAGAGCAAAAGATCTGGATCTCAACAGCAAAGGAGTGACCTCATTCATTTCATTGATGAAAGAAAAAAACATCTCACTGGATCCCACCATGAATGTATTCGCGGAGATGTTTACCATTTTCCCCGGCGATACAAATGAAGTGATCAAACCCATCATCAGTTGGATGCCTGTGGATCAGCAACAGGGATTAGAAGCGAAATCAAGCCTGGGTTCTTTGGAAAAAAAGTCAACCTATCTCGCCTCCTTTCAAAACATGATGCAGCTATTGAAAAAATTTTATGACAGTGGCATTCTTATCGTAAGTGGAACGGATGGCGGTGAAGCCTTTGCATTGGCACATGAACTGGAATTGTATGTTCAGGCAGGCATTCCTCCTTTAAATGCATTGCAATGTGCCACTTTTAATGCCGCAAAAAATTGCAGGATGCTGAATCAATACGGAACAATTGAAGCAGGAAAAACTGCAGATATGATTTTGGTTGATGGGAATCCGGGAACAAATATCAGTGACATTCGTCGGGTGAAGTGGGTGGTGAAGAATAATCAGATGTATGATCCGAAAAAATTATTCGAATCAATTGGGTGGAGTTATTTTTATTAA
- a CDS encoding ketoacyl-ACP synthase III, with the protein MSTVFTGTGSYIPEQIVTNADFAAHTFYDENQKALPQPGNVIVRKFKDITGIEERRYVTDDLQASDIGAIAAKLALQDAGCSGEELDQIIAAHNFGDVRSGTIQTDILPGLSARIKHLLRIQQPDCVAYDILFGCPGWLQGVIQAHIAIQAGAAKRCLVIGTETLSRVLDQNDRDSMIFADGAGASVVESKEESGGSGILSYAVQSHTNDEAYYLFLGKSNLPGADPAVRYIKMKGRKIYEYALLHVPLAMKQCLDKAGIHVSQLKKVLIHQANEKMDHAIIERLYSLYGIHQLPEQIMPMSIHKLGNSSVATVITLFDMIRKGTLQEHRLQPGDLVLMASVGAGMHINALLYRV; encoded by the coding sequence ATGTCAACTGTTTTCACCGGCACCGGCAGTTACATTCCGGAGCAAATCGTTACGAATGCGGATTTCGCCGCGCATACTTTCTATGATGAAAATCAAAAAGCGCTGCCACAGCCGGGCAATGTGATCGTGCGTAAATTCAAAGATATTACCGGCATCGAAGAGCGGCGGTATGTTACAGACGATTTACAGGCCTCCGATATCGGGGCCATCGCGGCTAAGCTGGCACTGCAGGATGCAGGTTGCTCCGGCGAAGAACTCGACCAGATTATAGCAGCGCACAATTTCGGTGACGTGCGGTCGGGCACCATTCAGACAGACATATTGCCCGGACTTTCTGCGCGCATAAAGCACTTGCTGCGTATTCAGCAACCGGATTGCGTGGCGTATGATATCCTGTTCGGTTGCCCGGGATGGTTGCAGGGCGTCATTCAGGCACACATTGCCATACAGGCCGGCGCCGCGAAGCGCTGCCTGGTGATTGGTACGGAAACACTCTCACGCGTGCTTGATCAGAACGACCGCGACTCCATGATTTTTGCGGACGGTGCCGGCGCTTCCGTGGTAGAATCGAAAGAGGAGAGTGGTGGCAGCGGCATCCTTTCCTACGCCGTGCAAAGCCATACCAACGACGAAGCGTATTACCTTTTTCTTGGCAAATCGAACCTGCCGGGCGCAGATCCTGCCGTACGGTATATAAAGATGAAAGGACGAAAAATTTATGAATATGCTTTATTGCATGTTCCGCTGGCGATGAAGCAATGCCTCGATAAAGCGGGCATCCATGTTTCGCAGCTGAAAAAGGTACTGATACACCAGGCCAATGAAAAGATGGATCATGCCATCATCGAACGGCTGTATTCATTGTATGGTATTCACCAGTTGCCTGAACAGATCATGCCCATGAGTATTCATAAACTGGGTAACAGCTCCGTGGCTACCGTCATCACGCTGTTTGATATGATACGGAAAGGAACACTGCAAGAACACCGGCTGCAACCCGGCGATTTGGTGCTGATGGCATCGGTAGGTGCCGGCATGCATATCAATGCGTTGTTATATCGTGTTTGA